One genomic region from Mangifera indica cultivar Alphonso chromosome 17, CATAS_Mindica_2.1, whole genome shotgun sequence encodes:
- the LOC123201146 gene encoding gamma-glutamyl peptidase 5-like: MNNIVMEEKRYALLLAARDSDYVKKVYGGYFNVFVAAFGEEGERWDLFRVVEGEFPDMNKLKKYDGFVVSGSPYDAYGNDYWILKLCFLLQTLDSMQKKVLGICFGHQVLSRALGGKVGKAYTGWDIGLRRVRMVRDLRTCSFIGDEIPQFLSIIECHQDEVWEVPSGAQVIAFSDKTGVEMFTIGDHILGIQGHPEYSKDILYNLIERLLNNNCIQSDFADNAKFGLEIAEPDRKCWEKICRNFLKGRT, translated from the exons atgaataatattgttatgGAGGAGAAACGATATGCTCTTTTGCTGGCAGCAAGAGACTCGGACTATGTGAAGAAAGTGTACGGTGGATACTTCAATGTCTTCGTTGCAGCTTTTGGAGAAGAAGGAGAGAGATGGGATTTGTTCAGAGTTGTTGAAGGAGAGTTCCCTGACATGAATAAGCTTAAAAAATACGATGGATTTGTCGTCAGTGGTAGCCCTTATGATGCCTACGGAAATGACTATTGGATTCTCAAACTTTGCTTCTTGCTCCAGACTTTAGATTCCATGCAGAAAAAAGTTCTTGGCATTTGCTTCGGTCACCAG gttttgTCCAGGGCATTAGGAGGGAAAGTAGGGAAAGCTTATACAGGATGGGACATTGGGCTGAGGAGAGTGAGAATGGTGAGGGATTTGAGGACTTGTAGCTTCATAGGAGATGAAATCCCACAATTTCTTTCGATTATCGAGTGTCATCAAGATGAGGTTTGGGAGGTGCCTTCAGGAGCACAAGTGATAGCATTCTCGGATAAAACAGGCGTTGAAATGTTCACCATTGGAGACCACATTCTTGGCATTCAAGGCCATCCTGAATACTCCAAAGACATTCTTTACAATCTCATTGAACGCCTCCTAAATAACAATTGCATtcag aGTGATTTTGCGGATAATGCCAAGTTTGGATTGGAGATAGCCGAACCAGATAGAAAGTGTTGGGAAAAAATTTGCAGGAATTTTCTCAAGGGAAGAACATAG